One window from the genome of Nitrospirota bacterium encodes:
- a CDS encoding 4Fe-4S binding protein, producing MKTEERQGTFLRTFRGRPYLRVLRYLIQWGVVIIVIHGGISLYGFLKSLQGGKLPLIEKPLSVEGFMPIGAFMALKLWITEGLFDPVHPAALVIFISALLTALFFKKGFCGWICPVGTISEFTYKTGRRIFGRNFSFPGYIDYPLRSIKYLLMAFFLYVILLKMSPESIRAFLFTPYWMVADLRLLIFFTEMSVTTLTVLMVLFAASLLVKNFWCRYLCPYGALLGLLSILSPVKVTRDPSRCIHCHRCTRSCPSLLPVEDRERLYSPECTGCLTCVSHCPAQGALDLALPGKRRINPVIYILLIITLFWGGIMIAKAAGYWKSNVTYEQYKKIVPHLKELEHP from the coding sequence GTGAAGACAGAGGAGAGACAAGGCACCTTTTTAAGAACGTTCCGCGGCAGGCCCTACCTGAGGGTTCTGCGGTATCTGATACAGTGGGGCGTGGTTATTATCGTAATACACGGCGGAATCAGCCTTTACGGCTTTCTAAAATCTCTTCAGGGGGGGAAACTTCCTCTTATTGAAAAACCCCTCTCTGTTGAAGGATTTATGCCTATCGGGGCATTTATGGCCCTGAAGCTCTGGATAACTGAAGGCCTGTTTGACCCTGTTCATCCGGCAGCCCTTGTCATTTTCATCTCTGCACTCCTTACGGCCCTGTTTTTCAAAAAAGGTTTTTGTGGATGGATATGCCCGGTGGGTACAATCTCTGAGTTCACCTACAAGACAGGCAGAAGGATATTCGGAAGGAATTTTTCATTTCCAGGGTATATCGATTATCCCCTGAGGTCAATAAAATATCTGCTGATGGCGTTTTTCCTCTACGTAATCCTCTTAAAGATGTCGCCAGAATCCATCCGGGCCTTCCTCTTTACCCCATACTGGATGGTGGCGGATTTAAGACTCCTCATATTCTTTACAGAGATGTCCGTAACAACCCTCACTGTGCTGATGGTTCTCTTCGCTGCTTCCCTCCTTGTCAAAAACTTCTGGTGCCGCTATCTCTGCCCCTACGGCGCACTGCTTGGGCTTCTGAGTATTTTAAGTCCTGTAAAGGTGACCAGAGACCCCTCAAGGTGTATCCATTGTCACAGGTGCACAAGAAGTTGTCCGTCACTTCTGCCCGTTGAAGACAGGGAGAGGCTCTATTCCCCTGAGTGCACCGGGTGTCTTACCTGCGTAAGCCACTGCCCTGCCCAGGGGGCACTTGACCTTGCACTCCCGGGGAAGAGGCGGATAAACCCCGTTATTTACATCCTGCTCATCATCACACTCTTTTGGGGCGGCATCATGATTGCAAAGGCAGCAGGATACTGGAAGTCAAACGTCACATATGAGCAGTATAAAAAGATTGTTCCCCACCTGAAGGAGCTTGAGCATCCGTGA
- a CDS encoding AIR carboxylase family protein, translating into MKKVVILMGSKSDLQWSERIAGALEGLGVGAVLRIASAHKAPMRCYEIIKEYEKEDVVFITVAGRSNALSGFADAQTHCPVIACPPYSESFAGVDIFSSLRMPSAVAPLVVLDPEGAALAAAKILGHSEPEIQVRVKKYQAEAKERIERDDEEVSGG; encoded by the coding sequence TTGAAAAAAGTTGTAATTCTAATGGGGTCTAAAAGCGATCTTCAATGGTCGGAGAGGATAGCCGGAGCGCTTGAAGGCCTGGGGGTCGGGGCAGTCCTGAGGATTGCCTCTGCGCATAAGGCGCCGATGCGTTGTTATGAGATTATAAAGGAGTATGAAAAAGAGGACGTTGTCTTTATCACGGTTGCGGGCAGGAGCAATGCACTGAGCGGATTTGCCGATGCCCAGACACACTGCCCTGTTATTGCCTGTCCCCCGTACAGTGAGAGCTTTGCAGGGGTGGATATCTTTTCAAGCCTCAGGATGCCTTCAGCTGTGGCTCCCCTTGTGGTACTCGACCCTGAGGGAGCGGCACTTGCAGCAGCAAAGATTCTGGGCCATAGTGAGCCGGAAATACAGGTGAGAGTAAAAAAATATCAGGCTGAGGCAAAAGAGCGGATAGAAAGGGATGATGAGGAGGTAAGTGGTGGGTAG
- the purC gene encoding phosphoribosylaminoimidazolesuccinocarboxamide synthase, whose product MGSVKDLEIVKPPEGDVPGIGRFHFSDRYSVFDWGEMPDLIPDKGASIALLSSYFFEKLENTGIKTHYLGLVEDNRSKPLFELQRPSTTMEIRLLRVLRPEFREGRYDYSCYEGQKGNFLIPLEIIYRNSIPEGSSILKRLGSGEVRPEDFGLKEMPVPGEELKEPILDVSTKLEITDRYISWEEARRIAGLSERELKEIKEITLSVNRMITDEFSRIGLKNEDGKIELGFDPERRLMLVDVLGTLDECRFTYKGIPVSKEIARIYYRNTPWYHAVEKAKEEDRMRWKELVKESPKPLPERLRALISMVYAACTNEITGREWFKDIPPVEEILREVKDVLSNKMPVA is encoded by the coding sequence GTGGGTAGTGTTAAAGACCTTGAAATTGTAAAACCCCCGGAAGGGGACGTGCCCGGGATCGGGAGGTTTCACTTCTCGGACAGATACTCTGTCTTTGACTGGGGAGAGATGCCGGATCTTATCCCTGACAAAGGGGCCTCAATCGCCCTGTTAAGCTCATATTTCTTTGAAAAACTGGAAAATACGGGGATAAAGACCCATTATCTTGGACTTGTTGAGGACAACAGGAGTAAGCCGCTCTTTGAGCTGCAGAGGCCCTCAACCACAATGGAGATACGGCTGCTCAGGGTTTTAAGGCCTGAGTTCCGTGAAGGCAGGTATGACTATTCATGTTATGAGGGACAGAAGGGCAACTTCCTTATCCCGCTTGAGATTATCTACAGGAACTCCATTCCTGAGGGAAGCAGCATACTTAAACGCCTGGGGAGCGGAGAGGTGCGGCCTGAGGATTTTGGCTTAAAGGAGATGCCGGTGCCTGGTGAGGAACTGAAGGAGCCCATCCTTGATGTATCCACCAAACTGGAGATTACAGACCGTTATATCTCGTGGGAAGAGGCCAGGCGCATTGCGGGACTGTCGGAGAGAGAGCTCAAAGAGATAAAAGAGATTACCCTGTCTGTGAACCGGATGATTACCGATGAGTTTTCAAGAATTGGGCTTAAAAATGAAGATGGAAAGATAGAGCTCGGCTTTGACCCTGAAAGAAGACTGATGCTGGTTGATGTCCTTGGCACCCTTGATGAGTGCAGGTTTACATATAAGGGGATTCCCGTGAGTAAGGAGATTGCAAGGATTTATTACCGGAATACACCGTGGTACCATGCAGTAGAGAAGGCCAAGGAAGAAGACAGGATGCGGTGGAAGGAACTCGTTAAGGAGAGTCCCAAGCCCCTCCCTGAAAGGCTCCGGGCATTGATCTCAATGGTATATGCTGCATGCACAAATGAGATAACAGGCAGGGAGTGGTTTAAGGATATCCCCCCTGTTGAGGAGATACTGAGAGAGGTGAAGGACGTACTTTCCAACAAGATGCCCGTTGCCTGA
- a CDS encoding DnaJ domain-containing protein: protein MGTEETDFRREVNGLHARLGNLNPYELLGIQRGADTETLKRSYYRMARRFHPDRYYSSTQDELRHKLTDLFEAISLAYETLKQGVPGEQAPSETDSSEAEPPAHLKEAQAEEQYRRGVLEYKAGNYWQAFDAFGWATRLNPKKPKYWSRLSLALTNIPGRLKQAEEAILEAIKLEPFKADHHAHLGRIYLKAGLKKRARTHFEKALKFDSGNEEAVKGLEELGSLS, encoded by the coding sequence ATGGGCACTGAAGAGACAGATTTTCGCAGAGAGGTAAATGGGTTACATGCAAGGCTCGGTAACCTGAATCCTTACGAGTTATTAGGCATCCAGCGGGGTGCTGATACGGAAACCCTGAAACGCAGCTACTACAGAATGGCCCGCCGGTTTCACCCGGACCGTTATTACAGCTCTACACAGGACGAACTGAGGCATAAATTAACAGACCTCTTTGAAGCCATAAGCCTGGCATATGAAACCCTCAAGCAAGGGGTTCCCGGCGAGCAGGCCCCTTCCGAAACAGACTCATCAGAAGCAGAGCCTCCGGCACACCTGAAGGAGGCTCAGGCTGAGGAGCAATACCGGAGAGGAGTTCTTGAATACAAGGCAGGTAATTACTGGCAGGCCTTTGATGCTTTTGGATGGGCAACACGGCTGAATCCAAAAAAGCCCAAATACTGGAGCCGCCTCTCTCTTGCACTGACAAATATCCCCGGAAGACTCAAACAGGCTGAAGAGGCAATTCTTGAGGCTATAAAACTTGAACCCTTCAAGGCTGATCACCATGCCCACCTCGGACGCATATACCTGAAGGCCGGGCTGAAAAAACGTGCAAGGACGCACTTTGAAAAGGCCCTAAAGTTTGACTCCGGAAATGAAGAAGCAGTAAAAGGGCTTGAAGAACTTGGGTCACTCAGTTAG
- the amrA gene encoding AmmeMemoRadiSam system protein A has product MHPLVSLAKRTVEEYVKHGHVINPPEELTPEMQERAGVFVSLKKDGQLRGCIGTFAPTTANVAEEIIKNAIAAATQDPRFAPVDEEELEALTYSVDVLSEPEQVTDLKELDPKKYGVIVVKGLQKGLLLPDLEGVTTVDEQLRIARIKAGISPHDEECVIYRFKVKRYH; this is encoded by the coding sequence ATGCATCCCCTTGTATCACTTGCCAAAAGGACTGTGGAGGAGTATGTCAAACACGGGCATGTTATTAACCCGCCAGAGGAGCTGACACCGGAGATGCAGGAAAGGGCCGGGGTATTTGTATCGCTGAAAAAAGACGGTCAACTCAGGGGATGTATCGGCACCTTTGCTCCCACTACGGCAAACGTGGCAGAGGAGATAATCAAGAATGCAATTGCAGCAGCCACTCAGGACCCGCGTTTTGCCCCTGTTGATGAAGAGGAATTAGAAGCACTCACTTACTCGGTTGACGTACTGTCGGAACCCGAACAGGTAACGGATTTAAAAGAGCTTGACCCAAAAAAATACGGGGTTATTGTTGTTAAAGGGTTGCAGAAGGGTCTCCTCCTGCCGGATCTCGAGGGAGTTACAACTGTGGACGAGCAGTTGCGGATAGCCAGGATAAAGGCCGGGATATCTCCTCATGATGAGGAGTGCGTGATTTACCGCTTTAAAGTCAAAAGATACCATTGA
- a CDS encoding polyprenyl synthetase family protein: MPELICDVNTVFSTYSGELGKVETELLNLFNSSAQVIPSIGGHVVRSGGKRLRPLFLVLGAELCGYREHPRIILASVIEAIHTASLLHDDVVDSAELRRGRPTAHSVWGNQIVVLVGDFLYSNALKIAVHQENQKLMEALSEATARMTEGELLQLSRIGDPEIKEGEYLQIISAKTGALISAACRIGAILGNKERRYEEALSRFGMKTGMAFQMMDDILDYMAVESMLGKRPGKDLEEGKITMPLIYLLQVCNKEEKMEVKAIVTGMGVDKESDDSLARLGSLFRKYNTIEESMNRAKGLVREAKEELQVFASSPASEALSCLADYALFRSS, translated from the coding sequence ATGCCAGAACTAATCTGTGATGTAAACACCGTCTTTTCCACCTATTCAGGAGAACTTGGCAAGGTAGAAACCGAACTCCTGAATCTGTTCAATAGTTCAGCTCAAGTGATACCCTCCATCGGAGGCCATGTTGTTCGAAGCGGGGGCAAGAGACTCCGTCCTCTCTTCCTTGTACTCGGTGCAGAATTATGTGGCTACAGAGAGCACCCCCGTATTATTCTCGCAAGCGTTATAGAGGCTATCCACACGGCATCCTTGCTCCACGATGATGTGGTTGACAGTGCAGAACTAAGGAGGGGCAGACCCACAGCTCACTCTGTCTGGGGCAATCAGATAGTGGTCCTTGTAGGTGATTTCCTGTACTCCAACGCCTTAAAAATAGCCGTCCACCAGGAGAATCAGAAGCTTATGGAGGCCCTTTCAGAGGCGACTGCCAGGATGACAGAGGGAGAACTGCTTCAGTTGAGCAGGATCGGCGATCCGGAGATCAAGGAAGGAGAATACCTTCAGATAATATCGGCCAAGACAGGGGCACTTATATCCGCTGCGTGCAGGATCGGGGCTATACTCGGGAATAAGGAGAGACGGTATGAAGAGGCCCTGTCCAGGTTTGGAATGAAGACCGGCATGGCCTTTCAGATGATGGACGACATCCTTGACTACATGGCCGTGGAGTCAATGCTTGGCAAGCGACCCGGGAAAGACCTTGAAGAAGGAAAGATAACCATGCCCCTTATATATCTCCTGCAGGTCTGCAATAAAGAGGAGAAGATGGAAGTGAAAGCGATAGTGACCGGCATGGGCGTGGATAAAGAAAGTGACGACAGCCTGGCAAGACTTGGTTCCCTTTTCCGGAAATATAATACAATTGAAGAATCAATGAATCGCGCCAAGGGTCTTGTACGGGAGGCAAAAGAGGAACTTCAGGTCTTTGCTTCCTCGCCCGCCAGTGAGGCACTTTCCTGCCTTGCTGATTACGCCCTGTTCAGGAGCAGCTAA